AGGAAGGAGAGGTCGGGGTGGGAGCCGATGAGGACCAGCACCAGGGAGAGGCCGAAGACCTTGCGGAGGCCCTGGGGGTCCTGGAACAGCGCCTGGCGGTCCTCCTTGAAGAGCAGCAGCTGGTGCTCGGGGAGGCTGCGGTAGCCCTCGTAGGGGCTGGGCGACAGGATGGACTGCTCGCGCATCATCTGGTGCACCTTGTGGTACTCCGGGTACAGCATCTTGGGCAGCTGGTTGAAGACCAGGCCCGGGTCGTCCACGGTCCGGCGGAAGGCGTGGATCACGGGGATGTTGTAGTGGCGCGCGTAGAGCACCGCGTCGGCCGCCGACAGCCCCGCGCCGATGATGAGGACCGGGTCCGAATCTGGGGTCACTGTGCCCGCCCTGATGGCCACCTCCAGGGCCGACAGCTCATGGTGGACGAAGGGCAGGGTCTCCCCGGGGATGCCCAGCCGGGCCGGACTGTCCGACGTGCCTGTGGCCAGGACCACGTTGTGGGCCCACAGGGAGAAGGGCTGCTGGCTCTGGTCCTCTGTGGTCAGGAAGCCGCTCACCTGGAAGAGGGCGCTGGGGTCTCGGGCCCCAGAACCACTGGGCTCGGGGATCCCCCACTCCACAGCCGTGACCACGGCGCCGGACACAAAGCTCTGGCCCAGACCCTTCTTGTTCACGTAGTCCCTGTAGTAGTGAGCGATGTCCCCGGCTGTGGCGCGGCTGTTACGGAGACCTCTGGGGGGAAGGACACGGAAGGGTGAGTGAcagagagggccctggggtcGGGGCTCGATCAGGTGGGACAGGGCTGGCATCAGGCCCTGGAGCCGACTACGGCTGTGCCACCCTCCAGCCTTAAGGCTTGGCCAAGGGGCTTAGTCTCTCTGGAGCCTCAGTcgcctcctctgtaaaatggagccgATAGAGCATCTTATTAGGGTGGGGCTGAGTGTGGCCTCTCAAGGCAGATGGCCTGGGTCCGTACCCTGACCTGCCACTGTTGAGCTACTTCCTCaaactctctgcctcagtttcctcattgcaAAATGAGGGTGACCATGGCGACAGCACCTATTTCGTGCCATTGTTGAGAGGATCACATGATGATACAAACGaagagcttagaagagaaccTGACAGGCAGTAAGGGCCACATGAGGGTCGGCCGCTGTTATTACCGCTAAGGACGAAGTAATACCAAACACACGTGTGGTAGGAGTCCATTTTTATAAAGGTCAGAAACAGCCGCAACTAATCTGTGGAGTTACAGGTCAACACAGTGGTTGCCTCGAGGCGGGGAGCTAGGGGGTATTGGGAGGGGTCTGAGGGGGTTCTGGGGAGAAGGGATCTATTTCCTGAGAATGAGTGGCTGGACGCAGGTGTGTCCACTGGGAAATTCCGTCCGCCTgtacacatgtgtacacatgtgGGTTGTGCACGTTTCTATACGCATATATACTTCAGTAAACAAGTTGACTTAAAAGATAACCATATAAAGCACTTGGCCTAGTCCCCAGCGGGGACTAATTATTATCGCCACCATCATCACTGTCACCACCTCCTCTGGGGCAAGGCcgcaggccagtgtggctggtgtGGAGCTGTGGCTCCTCTCAGCGCCTCCCTGTTTCTACCTGCGAGCCCTCAGGGGGTCACCTTCCCCACCTGTGGACTCTGTGAGAGAGGAACTCACTCAGCAGGAGTCCCGAGTGACAGCCAGCACATCCCCCAAGGCCACTCCAGCCACCCACCTCCCAGTCGCTACTAAAACTGGAACTCTGGGATTTACTCCCTTTCTCCGGTTCAAAGCACTGTCCTCAGATGATGTTACCTCGGTGTTCCTTATAGAGATGGCACATTCGAAGGAATGAAAGCTCCATGACTGGTCAGTGGCTTAGGAATGGGGCagccctgagggcagggagggcatcTGCCTGCTTTTTTTGGCTCAGCCATCTAAGCACAAGGGCCTGCACGTAGATGCTTCCACTCCCTGGGGAATATTACGTGGCCATGTAAAAGGATGGCTGCAAGGGCTGTGATCGCCACGTGAGATGCTATCACACAATGTTAAATTTTGAAAGTGGGCTATGAAAGGCAATGCCTACAAGTGAAATTTAAGTTCCTGTCTGTTAAAACATCACTGTGTGCTAGATGTTTTCCTAGCAGATGAATCCTGGAAGGCTGGGTGCCTGCTGGGTGGGAGTGACGTGTGCCCTGTCACAGCCCTGAGGGTGGAGGAGAGCAGGCAGACACCTCACAGCGGGGATCCTCTGCCTGGACCGCTGGGCAGCCCTATGCCTCCCGCCCTAGGAATGCATTTACTCAGTGATTTAACTTTCCCCAGGGCGGTCAGAGGTGTGAGTCTGGGCTTTAGGAGAGGAAACAAGATGGGAGGAAAATACGCCGAGATGTGGCAGCAACGGACAGAAGTATGGGGTTGGGCGACTTGTTGTTCCtttctgttttcagttttctGTAGGGTGGCTGTGCTTCTAATAcaagagcattaaaaaaataattatatatatgtaaaagcctaagggacagaatgaccaaatgaccaaacaactggcaGACTGCTTGCtctcatgtgcactgaccaccagggggcagacactcaatgcaggagctgcccctctcatggtcagtgcgctcccacagccaacctcccgtggccccacccccacccccagcccctcgtCGGCCCACCCCAAACAGcctcgattgctggccaggccgaggggccccaccagtgcatgaatacatgcaccggcctctagtaataaacAAAGGAGTGCAGCCTTTTAGCTGACCTAGAAGCAAGGAGATTGTTCCAGGCCAGGCTCAGAATTGTGGGAGGGGCAGCAGAGAGGCCTGAGgattggggagggtgggggcagggcgtGGGAGCAAGGGAGGCTGTCTCCTTGGAGACTGGGATGCTATAGGAAGGCCAAGTCAGGGGGtcatgggagagggggagggagcacTGGACAAGGAGGCCCGGGGTGAACCCAGCGCTGCAGACCGCGGCCTGTGGATCCTACACAAGTCCCTTCCCATCGGCGCCTCGGTCTCCCCCCAAGcgcctggaggaagaggagggcagaCGAGAGGATCCTTGGAGCCCCTTTAGCTCAGGCTCCTGGGCTGGTGTGGGGGGCGGGCCTGGGTCTCCCTGCCCACATGGCCTTCCGGGGCTGCCTCACCTGCGCTTCCTGCGCATCCAGTCCTTGACTTCCAGGTCCGGGAGCCCCATCCACTGGCCTTGGCTCAGGGTCACCATGGAGCCTTCAATGGACTGTGTGGGAAAAGGGTCCTTTGGTCCAGACCTCTGCTAGCCCCCAGCCCACTTGGGCTGGAGGACATGAGGCCTGAGCTCACTGGGAAAGGgaagtgggagaggaggagggaggagggggaggaggagggggaggggagggggaggaggggaaggagggagaggagggggagggggagagggaggagggagagagggaggagggggagggggaggagggggagggggaggagggggagggggaggaggaggaggaggaggggggaggagggggaggaggaggaggggggagagggaggagggagagagggaggagggggagggggggaggaaggggaggaggaggaggggggaggaggggaaggaggagggggaaggggaggagggggagggggaggggaggagggggagggggaggggaggagggggagggggaggagggggaggagggggaagagggggaagagggggaggggggaaagggaggagggggagaggggagggggaggagggggaagcgggggagggggaagctaataggaaagctgggaaatggaAGAGCCCTGACCCTGACTTAGGGAGGGAGTCCCCCCAAGACCTCGGTAGATTCGCCCCAAATCACCTTGCACCTTCCCGGTCCCACTTACATGCCAGGCTCCCCCAGGCAGGTTCCGGCCCAGGACCACGTGGGGGACGGCTCGCTCCCTCTGGAGCTTCCAGGTGAGGACGGACTCCGCGTTCCCCCCAAAGTCTGTGTCTGGGCGCAGGAGGGCGTCAAAGAGCAGGGCCACAGGGCTCTGGCACCGGCCTTCGAGGCCCTCAGACAGGTAATCCAGGTCCTGGAAGGGAGAGGCACGGGTCAGGGCCACCCGGGGAAGGGCCGGCTCTGCATTCCCACCCTCGCCTCAGGGTGGCCGGGGAAGCTGGGGCATGCTGCCTCTCCAGGGCACGTTAAGGGGTCTGACGAGTCAGTCCTGCAGCTGCCCTTTGCCTATGTCTCTCAGATGTGCATGAGTAGGAACACTTTCTCTGCACATCATACTGAGGAGCCAGCGTCCTGTTGTGAGAAAGAGCTTTGAAAAAGGCTGATCTACACCAACCATCAGCTTACTTCCCTATCCACCAGCTCGAGTGGCAGGTGACCTGGAGGATGGATGCTgcctgaaggggggggggggaagggggtggtaaTGTGTGGCCTCCAGGAAAGGCAAGGAGCCAGGAGGGGGCTCTGTAAGCCCCgctgggcagcaggcaggagaagtgggaagcctggggcagGTTTCTCAGCCTGCACTCCTGGCACTGGGGCTGGATCACGCGTTAGAGTGGGCGCTGCCCTGTGCGTTGTGGgatgtttaacagcatccctggcctccagccTCTAAGCCAGGGGTAGCATCCCTCCAGCTGTGACAACTGGCATTGTCTACAGGTATTGCCCAGCGTCCGCTGGGGCGCAAAAACGCCCCCAGTTTAGGCCCAGTGGCCTAGGGGCGGAGACAGCTGATGTGGCATTTGTGGGTCTCGAAGGATAGCCCTGGTTTCTCTTTCAGTTTCCACGGCTGATTTTGTGGCCTCTCACGTTCAGGGTTTGGGCTTGTGTCTAACAAATGCTTACTTTGGTGTTTGCCCTGGGAAAGCTGGGAGAGCTTCCCCAGAGGGGTGtgtccccccccactcccccacccttcacccccaccccgctcTAGCCCACCTGGTCCAGGAGGGAGACCCCCGGGGCCTCGGAGAGCTTCCTCTGCAGCAGGGGATGTGGGTGGACGGCATCCGGCTTCACGTAGGGGGTGTAGCCGGAGAGCAGGTAGGACAAGCAGATGCCGGAGGGACCAttgcctggggagagagggatggaaggTCACTGCTGCCTCCGGCTTTCGTCTCGATCTGCCTTGTTCACTGAATCACTCTTCATTCATAAAAATGACACATTTATTAAGCCCttgtcatgtgccaggcaccgtgcacACTGACAGTAACAAGTAATAGCAATTGTTGAGAGCCTACTAGGTGCCGATAGTAGTGCTGTTAGGAGCAGTGCTACTTAAGTAACAATAAAGTGGTCATGGccgcttactgtgtgccaggctttgTGTTAAgggattttaataataaaataatgatatactgacagatgctgctgctgctgtaccAAGTCCCCGAAGTGCCTGCATTCTTCCACTGAGCTCTCCCAATGACTCAGCGAGGTACATGCTactcttttcctccttttataCTGAAGGAAGCTGGGGCCCAGAGATGCTAATGAACTTGCCTGTGGCCACACAGCAACACCACCCAGAGTCTGAGATAACTAAGAACTAGTTCTGTCTGGTGGGTCAGAAGACAAGTGAGTCATTATAGTGCTGACTGCTGCATGCTCAGGGCTGGGGGGTGAGCCTCAGGGGCCTTGGATGCTTAGGAGGGGAGCTAAGCCACCCCCAAGTCTGAATGAATCTCACAGCTTATCTGTGGAATTTCTTGGGCAATTACCTCAAGACATCCTTCTATTCTTATCTTCCCTCTTTCTTTATCTTGCGCTATGCAGAATAGTGCCCAGATGTAGAACACGATGAAAGGACAAACCGCATGGAATGGCTGATGCTCAACTGCTTTGACTTACAAAAAGGAACACATTTCATGGAGTTCAACCTGACGTTTGCATGGCGGAGGGGCCACCTGTCCTCCGTGTTTGCAGACCTGAGGACAGGACTACACGCTTCGGCTGTGCCCCCCCTCACTCAGcacccagcctggtgccaggtATGGGAGAGCACAGGACAACACAGACTGAGGACCAAGCCCCCACCCCTCGCTGCCCTTGCCTTGCAGGGTCTTTGAAGGATTACATGGAATGCTACCGCATAAGTTGTAAGcatagcccagctggcgtggctcagtggtttgagcgtcgacctgtgaaccaggagatcatagttcaattccccgtcagggcatatgcttaggttgtgggctcagtcccccgtgtggggcatgcaggaggcagcttatcaatgattctctcattgttgatatatatctctccctttccctttccctttctctccgaaatcaataaagatatatatatatatatatatatatatatatatgtatatatatatttaaattgtaagCATAGCACTGGGCACAGAGTGAATGCTGAGTGGTGAATTTTAAAGACaacaaaaaatgaatgaataaatataagtaaataaaggcctgggctggccctgcctgcctcctgacCACTGATACTGGAGGCCCCTGGAAAGCtcagggcagcccctcccctgtcCAGGGCAACACTCACCGATAATGATGACCTTGAGGGGCTCTgagctgctggcacccaggcGGTCCTTCCTCCAGTTGCTCATGGCTGCAGCTGATGGGGGGCTTGGCGCTGGCAGCTGACCTGGaggcacagggaaggaggggccaCTGGGTGAGCGTTGGGTGTCATGTGGTCCCTTCCCACCTGTAGTATAGGTGTCCTCCTGTGGCCCTCAGGGTCAGGTCCAAGTCCTCCCAGAGGATATAAAATTGCCAGTCTCTCTCCCGTTTTGCTCCCTCACACCTGCTCTATTCCAGccaggccccttcccctcccccaattctTCAGGGTCACctctgcttctctgagcctcagtccacTCTGCCCGTCTCACCAATGGGGCCGTAACAATACCCGAAGCCTATTATTCACCTTCCATGAggccccctctgcccagcctgaggGCCAGCCGCGCACAGCACTTCCGTGCCGGCCATAGCGCCAGCCGGCAATCCAGCTAGAGGTCTTGGTGTAGGCTGGCGGACTTTGGAGCCATCACCTGGCCCTAGCAAGGCACTTCCCAGCTGGTGGCCATGGCCCATATCTGGACTTCCCTGGGTCTGTTTCCTCATCAATGATATGGGCTGCTGGGGACATAGTGAGGTCATGCATGTGAAAAAATCTGCCACTAGGGAAAGACCTGAGCTCATTGCCTACCCtaggggctgggcctggaggtgggggaacTTTGGAAGCCTAGAG
This is a stretch of genomic DNA from Myotis daubentonii chromosome 15, mMyoDau2.1, whole genome shotgun sequence. It encodes these proteins:
- the LOC132217152 gene encoding oxidative stress-induced growth inhibitor 1 isoform X5 produces the protein MDIKQRVGPYRRCYFFSHCSTPEEPLVILHVALTSDISSNIQSIVKECPPAETEEKNKIAAAIFYSISLTQQGLQGVELGTFLIKRVVKELQQGYTGRPGPNFHDARKVYTSKALGSCKPESWDGEVKPATWLLGKDADCARGQLPAPSPPSAAAMSNWRKDRLGASSSEPLKVIIIGNGPSGICLSYLLSGYTPYVKPDAVHPHPLLQRKLSEAPGVSLLDQDLDYLSEGLEGRCQSPVALLFDALLRPDTDFGGNAESVLTWKLQRERAVPHVVLGRNLPGGAWHSIEGSMVTLSQGQWMGLPDLEVKDWMRRKRRGLRNSRATAGDIAHYYRDYVNKKGLGQSFVSGAVVTAVEWGIPEPSGSGARDPSALFQVSGFLTTEDQSQQPFSLWAHNVVLATGTSDSPARLGIPGETLPFVHHELSALEVAIRAGTVTPDSDPVLIIGAGLSAADAVLYARHYNIPVIHAFRRTVDDPGLVFNQLPKMLYPEYHKVHQMMREQSILSPSPYEGYRSLPEHQLLLFKEDRQALFQDPQGLRKVFGLSLVLVLIGSHPDLSFLPGAGAPLAVDPDQPLSAKRNPIDVEPFTYQSTQQEGLYAVGPLAGDNFVRFVQGGALAVASSLLRKEARKPP
- the LOC132217152 gene encoding oxidative stress-induced growth inhibitor 1 isoform X3, with protein sequence MRGLGPGLAVRRLLPLRLPPRPQRPPGPRLSSRPTVSGALDRAMDELLRRAVPATPVYELREKSPAPAEGQCADFVSFYGGLTEVAERAELLGRLAQGFGVDHGQVAEQSAGVLQLREQPREAAVLLQAEDRLRYALVPRYRGLFHHISKLDGGVRFLVQLRADLIEAQALKLVEGPHVREMNGVLKGMLTEWFSSGFLNLERVTWHSPCEVLQKISESEAVHPVKNWMDIKQRVGPYRRCYFFSHCSTPEEPLVILHVALTSDISSNIQQGYTGRPGPNFHDARKVYTSKALGSCKPESWDGEVKPATWLLGKDADCARGQLPAPSPPSAAAMSNWRKDRLGASSSEPLKVIIIGNGPSGICLSYLLSGYTPYVKPDAVHPHPLLQRKLSEAPGVSLLDQDLDYLSEGLEGRCQSPVALLFDALLRPDTDFGGNAESVLTWKLQRERAVPHVVLGRNLPGGAWHSIEGSMVTLSQGQWMGLPDLEVKDWMRRKRRGLRNSRATAGDIAHYYRDYVNKKGLGQSFVSGAVVTAVEWGIPEPSGSGARDPSALFQVSGFLTTEDQSQQPFSLWAHNVVLATGTSDSPARLGIPGETLPFVHHELSALEVAIRAGTVTPDSDPVLIIGAGLSAADAVLYARHYNIPVIHAFRRTVDDPGLVFNQLPKMLYPEYHKVHQMMREQSILSPSPYEGYRSLPEHQLLLFKEDRQALFQDPQGLRKVFGLSLVLVLIGSHPDLSFLPGAGAPLAVDPDQPLSAKRNPIDVEPFTYQSTQQEGLYAVGPLAGDNFVRFVQGGALAVASSLLRKEARKPP
- the LOC132217152 gene encoding oxidative stress-induced growth inhibitor 1 isoform X4; the encoded protein is MRGLGPGLAVRRLLPLRLPPRPQRPPGPRLSSRPTVSGALDRAMDELLRRAVPATPVYELREKSPAPAEGQCADFVSFYGGLTEVAERAELLGRLAQGFGVDHGQVAEQSAGVLQLREQPREAAVLLQAEDRLRYALVPRYRGLFHHISKLDGGVRFLVQLRADLIEAQALKLVEGPHVREMNGVLKGMLTEWFSSGFLNLERVTWHSPCEVLQKISESEAVHPVKNWMDIKQRVGPYRRCYFFSHCSTPEEPLVILHVALTSDISSNIQQGYTGRPGPNFHDARKGQLPAPSPPSAAAMSNWRKDRLGASSSEPLKVIIIGNGPSGICLSYLLSGYTPYVKPDAVHPHPLLQRKLSEAPGVSLLDQDLDYLSEGLEGRCQSPVALLFDALLRPDTDFGGNAESVLTWKLQRERAVPHVVLGRNLPGGAWHSIEGSMVTLSQGQWMGLPDLEVKDWMRRKRRGLRNSRATAGDIAHYYRDYVNKKGLGQSFVSGAVVTAVEWGIPEPSGSGARDPSALFQVSGFLTTEDQSQQPFSLWAHNVVLATGTSDSPARLGIPGETLPFVHHELSALEVAIRAGTVTPDSDPVLIIGAGLSAADAVLYARHYNIPVIHAFRRTVDDPGLVFNQLPKMLYPEYHKVHQMMREQSILSPSPYEGYRSLPEHQLLLFKEDRQALFQDPQGLRKVFGLSLVLVLIGSHPDLSFLPGAGAPLAVDPDQPLSAKRNPIDVEPFTYQSTQQEGLYAVGPLAGDNFVRFVQGGALAVASSLLRKEARKPP
- the LOC132217152 gene encoding oxidative stress-induced growth inhibitor 1 isoform X2, yielding MRGLGPGLAVRRLLPLRLPPRPQRPPGPRLSSRPTVSGALDRAMDELLRRAVPATPVYELREKSPAPAEGQCADFVSFYGGLTEVAERAELLGRLAQGFGVDHGQVAEQSAGVLQLREQPREAAVLLQAEDRLRYALVPRYRGLFHHISKLDGGVRFLVQLRADLIEAQALKLVEGPHVREMNGVLKGMLTEWFSSGFLNLERVTWHSPCEVLQKISESEAVHPVKNWMDIKQRVGPYRRCYFFSHCSTPEEPLVILHVALTSDISSNIQSIVKECPPAETEEKNKIAAAIFYSISLTQQGLQGVELGTFLIKRVVKELQQGYTGRPGPNFHDARKGQLPAPSPPSAAAMSNWRKDRLGASSSEPLKVIIIGNGPSGICLSYLLSGYTPYVKPDAVHPHPLLQRKLSEAPGVSLLDQDLDYLSEGLEGRCQSPVALLFDALLRPDTDFGGNAESVLTWKLQRERAVPHVVLGRNLPGGAWHSIEGSMVTLSQGQWMGLPDLEVKDWMRRKRRGLRNSRATAGDIAHYYRDYVNKKGLGQSFVSGAVVTAVEWGIPEPSGSGARDPSALFQVSGFLTTEDQSQQPFSLWAHNVVLATGTSDSPARLGIPGETLPFVHHELSALEVAIRAGTVTPDSDPVLIIGAGLSAADAVLYARHYNIPVIHAFRRTVDDPGLVFNQLPKMLYPEYHKVHQMMREQSILSPSPYEGYRSLPEHQLLLFKEDRQALFQDPQGLRKVFGLSLVLVLIGSHPDLSFLPGAGAPLAVDPDQPLSAKRNPIDVEPFTYQSTQQEGLYAVGPLAGDNFVRFVQGGALAVASSLLRKEARKPP
- the LOC132217152 gene encoding oxidative stress-induced growth inhibitor 1 isoform X7, with translation MEGQLPAPSPPSAAAMSNWRKDRLGASSSEPLKVIIIGNGPSGICLSYLLSGYTPYVKPDAVHPHPLLQRKLSEAPGVSLLDQDLDYLSEGLEGRCQSPVALLFDALLRPDTDFGGNAESVLTWKLQRERAVPHVVLGRNLPGGAWHSIEGSMVTLSQGQWMGLPDLEVKDWMRRKRRGLRNSRATAGDIAHYYRDYVNKKGLGQSFVSGAVVTAVEWGIPEPSGSGARDPSALFQVSGFLTTEDQSQQPFSLWAHNVVLATGTSDSPARLGIPGETLPFVHHELSALEVAIRAGTVTPDSDPVLIIGAGLSAADAVLYARHYNIPVIHAFRRTVDDPGLVFNQLPKMLYPEYHKVHQMMREQSILSPSPYEGYRSLPEHQLLLFKEDRQALFQDPQGLRKVFGLSLVLVLIGSHPDLSFLPGAGAPLAVDPDQPLSAKRNPIDVEPFTYQSTQQEGLYAVGPLAGDNFVRFVQGGALAVASSLLRKEARKPP
- the LOC132217152 gene encoding oxidative stress-induced growth inhibitor 1 isoform X8; translated protein: MSNWRKDRLGASSSEPLKVIIIGNGPSGICLSYLLSGYTPYVKPDAVHPHPLLQRKLSEAPGVSLLDQDLDYLSEGLEGRCQSPVALLFDALLRPDTDFGGNAESVLTWKLQRERAVPHVVLGRNLPGGAWHSIEGSMVTLSQGQWMGLPDLEVKDWMRRKRRGLRNSRATAGDIAHYYRDYVNKKGLGQSFVSGAVVTAVEWGIPEPSGSGARDPSALFQVSGFLTTEDQSQQPFSLWAHNVVLATGTSDSPARLGIPGETLPFVHHELSALEVAIRAGTVTPDSDPVLIIGAGLSAADAVLYARHYNIPVIHAFRRTVDDPGLVFNQLPKMLYPEYHKVHQMMREQSILSPSPYEGYRSLPEHQLLLFKEDRQALFQDPQGLRKVFGLSLVLVLIGSHPDLSFLPGAGAPLAVDPDQPLSAKRNPIDVEPFTYQSTQQEGLYAVGPLAGDNFVRFVQGGALAVASSLLRKEARKPP